In a single window of the Pirellulales bacterium genome:
- a CDS encoding CBS domain-containing protein, with product MTLNDILNVKGTEIFAIDESATLDQVVKKLVKCNCGSLIVMDPSQASRRMVGIVTERDILRACAAQRDPLDETPVTAAMTTDVVTAAPGDSIEDTMQLMTERRLRHLPIVDHGELVGLVSIGDLVKAHHEQCVLENHYLKTYIQS from the coding sequence ATGACGTTAAATGACATTCTCAACGTCAAGGGGACAGAGATCTTTGCAATCGACGAGTCCGCCACACTGGATCAAGTGGTGAAAAAACTCGTCAAGTGCAACTGCGGTTCATTGATCGTCATGGACCCGTCGCAGGCAAGTCGTCGTATGGTCGGCATCGTGACCGAGCGCGACATCCTGCGAGCCTGCGCCGCGCAGCGCGACCCGCTCGACGAGACGCCCGTTACCGCCGCCATGACGACCGACGTCGTCACGGCCGCACCCGGTGATTCGATCGAGGACACGATGCAATTGATGACCGAGCGTCGTCTGCGGCATTTGCCCATTGTCGATCACGGTGAGCTCGTCGGCCTGGTTTCCATTGGTGACCTGGTCAAAGCACATCACGAGCAGTGCGTTCTAGAGAATCATTACCTGAAAACCTACATTCAGAGCTAG